A section of the Pimelobacter simplex genome encodes:
- a CDS encoding phytoene desaturase family protein, translated as MTTAVVVGSGPNGLAGAIRLAQAGLSVTVLEAHERPGGGTRTSELTLPGLLHDDCAAFHPTGVASPFFSSLGLEEHGLRWRWPEIDLAHPLDDGRAGYATRSLAASATASLGVDAARWQRILGPMVRHFDDLVDEVFQPVTHLPRHPVTLGRFGVKALQPATWTTARFRDDPARALFSGVAAHVFGRLDTPLSGSVGLMLTATAHAVGWPVAEGGTASITRALLSVLTSLGGTVRTGVRVTSLDQVRELTGGAAPDVVLLDTAPAGVLDIVGDRLPPRVRRALARYTYGPAAFKVDLAIEGDIPWTNEACRRAGTLHLGGTAEEVAAIEAATVRGEMPERPFVLLGQQYLADPSRSSGTTHPVYAYAYVPHGYDGDATEAVLSQVERFAPGFRERVLAVAPRGPAALEAYNANYVGGDISAGANTARQVAFRPRIALSPYELGVPGVYLCSAATPPGAGVHGMGGFHAAETALARLR; from the coding sequence GTGACCACCGCCGTCGTGGTCGGCAGCGGACCCAACGGGCTGGCCGGAGCGATCCGGCTCGCCCAGGCGGGGCTGTCGGTGACCGTCCTCGAGGCGCACGAGCGCCCCGGGGGCGGGACCCGGACCAGCGAGCTCACGCTCCCCGGGCTGCTCCACGACGACTGCGCGGCCTTCCACCCGACGGGCGTCGCCTCCCCCTTCTTCAGCTCGCTCGGGCTGGAGGAGCACGGCCTGCGCTGGCGCTGGCCCGAGATCGACCTCGCCCATCCCCTGGACGACGGCCGCGCGGGCTACGCGACCCGCTCGCTCGCGGCGTCCGCCACGGCCTCGCTCGGCGTCGACGCGGCCCGCTGGCAGCGGATCTTAGGGCCGATGGTGCGCCACTTCGACGACCTCGTCGACGAGGTCTTCCAGCCGGTCACGCACCTGCCCCGCCACCCGGTCACCCTCGGCCGGTTCGGTGTCAAGGCACTGCAGCCGGCCACCTGGACGACGGCCCGGTTCCGCGACGACCCCGCCCGGGCGCTGTTCTCGGGCGTCGCCGCCCATGTCTTCGGCCGTCTCGACACACCCCTGTCGGGCTCGGTCGGGCTGATGCTCACCGCCACCGCCCACGCGGTCGGCTGGCCGGTCGCCGAGGGCGGCACGGCCTCGATCACCCGCGCCCTGCTCTCGGTGCTCACCTCGCTCGGCGGCACCGTCCGCACGGGGGTCCGGGTGACCTCGCTCGACCAGGTCCGCGAGCTGACCGGCGGCGCCGCACCGGACGTCGTACTGCTGGACACGGCGCCGGCCGGCGTCCTCGACATCGTCGGCGACCGCCTGCCCCCGCGCGTGCGCCGCGCGCTCGCCCGCTACACCTACGGCCCCGCCGCCTTCAAGGTCGACCTCGCGATCGAGGGCGACATCCCCTGGACCAACGAGGCCTGCCGCCGGGCCGGCACCCTCCACCTCGGCGGCACCGCCGAGGAGGTCGCCGCGATCGAGGCCGCCACCGTGCGCGGCGAGATGCCCGAGCGGCCGTTCGTGCTGCTCGGCCAGCAGTACCTCGCCGATCCCTCCCGCTCCTCCGGCACGACCCACCCCGTCTACGCCTACGCGTACGTCCCCCACGGCTACGACGGCGACGCGACCGAGGCCGTCCTGAGCCAGGTCGAGCGGTTCGCGCCCGGCTTCCGCGAACGCGTCCTCGCCGTGGCTCCCCGCGGTCCGGCCGCGCTGGAGGCCTACAACGCCAACTACGTCGGCGGCGACATCAGCGCCGGTGCCAACACCGCGCGCCAGGTCGCCTTCCGGCCGCGGATCGCGCTCTCCCCCTACGAGCTGGGCGTCCCGGGCGTCTACCTGTGCTCCGCGGCGACCCCGCCGGGCGCGGGCGTGCACGGGATGGGCGGCTTCCACGCGGCCGAGACCGCGCTGGCGCGGCTGCGCTGA
- a CDS encoding DUF3556 domain-containing protein, which yields MGFFKPEPEPMPPADFLVLPLRERIRVLSTNWVTAGFNTPRMLHVVYILKMLGLYFAVGLAITSATTDHVHFTDPSTWFDNVVVYQKLAIWLMLLEVIGLGGAFGPLCGHFVPMLGNIRYWLRPGTIRMAPWGRRVPLTGGDERTVVDVLLYVAVLASLVYPLLAHADPVRLLPSGTGPQELVPPLAFLPILVTMPLMGLRDKVVFLAARSEQYLPIMLFSATFGAIALSDGASAADFVNLVVAFKIIICIVWIGAGVSKIGEHFINVVPPMVSNSPGQLDVVKRLHYRSAPDDLRPSRLAWFMAHVGGTTVEIIIPVVLLLTTNNTIALLGAVAMLVFHIYITSTFPLAVPLEWNVYFGYIAIVLWAGFGDGFEASTYNIWNFSEPLLLIPVFALLLFGPVLGNLRPDLVSFLPSMRQYAGNWASAVWTMRPGIEERLNELPLVENQVDQLQRMQPMPYTADEAEMTIQKALAWRSMHSQGRGLFSVLYEHLDDIETRAVREGEFVCNIIVGWNFGDGHLHDERLVAAIQKRLGLAPGDLVVAYCESQATPWKTSRPQQYRVIDAALGVVERGSWDVRDCVKEQPWLPNGPVPLQVSWTADGYRRQSTLTGGKDPVS from the coding sequence ATGGGATTCTTCAAGCCCGAGCCGGAGCCGATGCCGCCGGCCGACTTCCTCGTGCTCCCCCTGCGGGAGCGGATCCGGGTGCTGAGCACCAACTGGGTGACCGCGGGCTTCAACACCCCGCGGATGCTCCACGTGGTCTACATCCTCAAGATGCTGGGCCTCTACTTCGCCGTCGGCCTGGCCATCACCTCCGCGACGACCGACCACGTCCACTTCACCGACCCGAGCACGTGGTTCGACAATGTCGTCGTCTACCAGAAGCTCGCGATCTGGCTGATGCTCCTCGAGGTGATCGGCCTCGGCGGCGCGTTCGGCCCGCTGTGCGGCCACTTCGTGCCGATGCTCGGCAACATCCGCTACTGGCTGCGCCCCGGCACGATCCGGATGGCCCCGTGGGGCCGCCGCGTCCCGCTGACCGGCGGCGACGAGCGCACCGTCGTCGACGTCCTGCTGTACGTCGCCGTGCTGGCCAGCCTGGTCTACCCCCTGCTCGCGCACGCCGATCCCGTGCGGCTGCTGCCGTCCGGCACCGGCCCGCAGGAGCTCGTGCCCCCGCTCGCGTTCCTCCCGATCCTGGTGACGATGCCGCTGATGGGGCTGCGCGACAAGGTCGTCTTCCTGGCCGCCCGCTCCGAGCAGTACCTGCCGATCATGCTGTTCTCGGCCACCTTCGGGGCGATCGCGCTCAGCGACGGCGCCTCCGCGGCGGACTTCGTCAACCTCGTCGTCGCGTTCAAGATCATCATCTGCATCGTCTGGATCGGCGCCGGCGTCTCCAAGATCGGCGAGCACTTCATCAACGTCGTCCCGCCGATGGTGTCCAACAGCCCGGGCCAGCTCGACGTCGTCAAGCGCCTGCACTACCGCAGCGCCCCCGACGACCTCCGGCCCAGCCGGCTCGCCTGGTTCATGGCCCACGTGGGCGGCACGACCGTCGAGATCATCATCCCGGTCGTGCTGCTGCTCACCACGAACAACACGATCGCCCTGCTCGGCGCCGTCGCCATGCTGGTCTTCCACATCTACATCACCTCGACGTTCCCGCTCGCGGTGCCGCTGGAGTGGAACGTCTACTTCGGCTACATCGCCATCGTGCTGTGGGCCGGCTTCGGCGACGGCTTCGAGGCGTCGACGTACAACATCTGGAACTTCTCCGAGCCCCTGCTGCTCATCCCGGTCTTCGCGCTGCTGCTCTTCGGCCCGGTGCTCGGCAACCTGCGCCCCGACCTCGTGTCGTTCCTCCCCTCGATGCGCCAGTACGCCGGCAACTGGGCCTCCGCCGTGTGGACCATGCGCCCGGGCATCGAGGAGCGGCTCAACGAGCTGCCGCTCGTGGAGAACCAGGTCGACCAGCTCCAGCGGATGCAGCCGATGCCCTACACCGCCGACGAGGCGGAGATGACCATCCAGAAGGCGCTCGCCTGGCGCTCGATGCACAGCCAGGGCCGCGGCCTGTTCTCGGTGCTCTACGAGCACCTCGACGACATCGAGACCCGTGCGGTCCGCGAGGGCGAGTTCGTCTGCAACATCATCGTCGGCTGGAACTTCGGCGACGGGCACCTGCACGACGAGCGCCTCGTCGCCGCGATCCAGAAGCGCCTCGGCCTCGCGCCGGGCGACCTCGTGGTGGCCTACTGCGAGTCCCAGGCGACGCCCTGGAAGACCTCGCGGCCCCAGCAGTACCGCGTCATCGACGCCGCGCTCGGCGTCGTCGAGCGCGGCAGCTGGGACGTGCGCGACTGCGTCAAGGAGCAGCCGTGGCTGCCCAACGGCCCGGTGCCGCTCCAGGTGAGCTGGACCGCGGACGGCTATCGCCGGCAGAGCACCCTCACCGGCGGGAAGGATCCCGTGTCGTGA
- a CDS encoding class I adenylate-forming enzyme family protein: protein MTLTYLPWRRPTAYDERPCVRDERIALDYRGFAVRVEAAAEHLAAQGVRRGSVVAVMLPNQVELLVVIMAAWRLGAAATPVNPTFTATESGHQISDSGAVLVIDRDNVADLPTEPAGTLPPAETAPGDLALLVYTSGSTGRPKGVMLDHGNLAAMISGMGEGIRAGADDHCLLVLPLFHVNAICVSFLTPMSVGAQLTVLQRFHPVEFLGAIERYRPTYFSAVPTIYSHLVALPAEFTADVSSVRFAICGAAPAPPELFAAVEKRFGFPLVEGYGLSEGTCASTCNPVDGVRKPGTVGPALPGQLVAIMAPDGALLPAGERGEVVVKGDNVMRGYLNRPEATAEVLGDGWLHTGDVGILDEDGYLRIVDRIKDMIIRGGENIYPKEIENVLHGGTGVLEASVVGGADSVYGEVPVAFVAPEPGAVIDVDVLLARCREELTKIKVPVVVHVLDALPKNPVGKIDKPALRARLAATTSKES from the coding sequence ATGACGCTGACCTACCTCCCCTGGCGCCGCCCCACGGCGTACGACGAGCGCCCGTGTGTCCGCGACGAGCGGATCGCGCTCGACTACCGCGGGTTCGCCGTGCGGGTCGAGGCCGCGGCCGAGCACCTCGCCGCGCAGGGTGTCCGCCGCGGGTCCGTGGTCGCGGTGATGCTGCCGAACCAGGTCGAGCTGCTCGTCGTGATCATGGCCGCCTGGCGTCTCGGCGCGGCCGCGACGCCGGTCAACCCGACGTTCACCGCCACCGAGTCCGGGCACCAGATCAGCGACTCGGGCGCGGTGCTCGTGATCGACCGCGACAACGTCGCGGACCTGCCGACCGAGCCCGCCGGCACGCTGCCGCCGGCCGAGACGGCGCCGGGCGACCTCGCGCTCCTCGTCTACACGAGCGGCTCGACCGGCCGGCCCAAGGGCGTGATGCTCGACCACGGCAACCTCGCCGCGATGATCTCCGGGATGGGCGAGGGCATCCGGGCCGGCGCGGACGACCACTGCCTGCTGGTGCTCCCCCTGTTCCACGTCAACGCGATCTGCGTGAGCTTCTTGACGCCGATGTCGGTCGGCGCCCAGCTGACCGTGCTGCAGCGCTTCCACCCGGTCGAGTTCCTCGGCGCGATCGAGCGCTACCGGCCGACGTACTTCTCGGCGGTGCCGACGATCTACAGCCACCTGGTCGCGCTGCCGGCCGAGTTCACCGCCGACGTGAGCTCCGTGCGCTTCGCGATCTGCGGCGCCGCCCCCGCGCCGCCGGAGCTCTTCGCGGCCGTCGAGAAGCGGTTCGGCTTCCCGCTGGTCGAGGGCTACGGCCTCTCCGAGGGCACCTGCGCGTCGACCTGCAATCCCGTCGACGGCGTCCGCAAGCCCGGCACGGTCGGTCCCGCGCTGCCGGGCCAGCTGGTCGCGATCATGGCCCCCGACGGCGCGCTGCTGCCCGCCGGCGAGCGCGGCGAGGTCGTCGTCAAGGGCGACAACGTGATGCGCGGCTACCTCAACCGGCCCGAGGCCACCGCCGAGGTGCTCGGCGACGGCTGGCTGCACACCGGCGACGTCGGGATCCTGGACGAGGACGGCTACCTGCGCATCGTGGACCGGATCAAGGACATGATCATCCGCGGGGGCGAGAACATCTATCCCAAGGAGATCGAGAACGTCCTGCACGGCGGGACCGGCGTCCTGGAGGCGTCGGTGGTCGGTGGCGCCGACTCCGTCTACGGCGAGGTACCGGTCGCGTTCGTCGCGCCGGAGCCCGGCGCGGTGATCGACGTCGACGTCCTCCTCGCCCGCTGCCGGGAGGAGCTGACCAAGATCAAGGTCCCGGTCGTGGTCCACGTCCTGGACGCGCTGCCCAAGAACCCCGTCGGCAAGATCGACAAGCCCGCCCTGCGGGCCCGTCTCGCCGCCACGACGAGCAAGGAGTCCTGA
- a CDS encoding PucR family transcriptional regulator, protein MPDAESELQGVAALLAERRVELTAFLVREFGERIPELPRDPVLVDLLNGSAGSNLETLSHLLRGHVPVTDIQAPSAAVEYARRLAQRGTLPSALLRAYRLGQQLILRWAYEEIERRVPDPVLALETSRLLTETSFVYVDAVSEEVIGAYQSERERWLTNRSAVQRETVDALLRDDRLDLAATEAALGYRLRQHHLGLVLWTEAGAGDLAVVERTVGRIAERLGAAGHPLFVPRDRETAWAWVPIGRTAEADLSVVGTVVAECGAPVSVAVGEPGAGEPGFRITHVGAAAAHEVAQLGQLPAGHVIGYDDPTVRAAALLARDLPSTRRMVRGTLGDLADDSEGAARLRETLLAFVEERESYVATAARVHLHKNTVKYRVDRAVEARGKPLGEDRLDLELALIACRWLGPEVLGRS, encoded by the coding sequence GTGCCGGACGCGGAGAGCGAGCTCCAGGGCGTCGCCGCGCTCCTCGCCGAGCGCCGGGTCGAGCTGACCGCCTTCCTGGTGCGCGAGTTCGGGGAGCGGATCCCCGAGCTGCCGCGCGACCCGGTCCTCGTCGACCTGCTCAACGGCAGCGCCGGGTCCAACCTCGAGACGCTCTCGCACCTGCTGCGCGGGCACGTCCCGGTCACCGACATCCAGGCGCCGTCCGCGGCGGTCGAGTACGCCCGCCGGCTCGCCCAGCGCGGCACCCTGCCCAGCGCGCTGCTGCGGGCCTACCGGCTCGGCCAGCAGCTCATCCTGCGCTGGGCCTACGAGGAGATCGAGCGCCGGGTCCCGGACCCGGTGCTGGCGCTCGAGACGAGCCGGCTGCTCACCGAGACCTCGTTCGTGTACGTCGACGCGGTCTCCGAGGAGGTCATCGGCGCCTACCAGTCCGAGCGCGAGCGGTGGCTGACCAACCGCAGCGCCGTCCAGCGCGAGACCGTCGACGCGCTGCTGCGCGACGACCGGCTCGACCTGGCCGCGACCGAGGCCGCGCTCGGCTACCGGCTGCGCCAGCACCACCTGGGCCTCGTGCTGTGGACCGAGGCGGGCGCGGGCGACCTCGCCGTGGTCGAGCGGACCGTCGGCCGGATCGCCGAGCGGCTCGGCGCGGCCGGGCACCCGCTGTTCGTCCCGCGCGACCGCGAGACCGCCTGGGCGTGGGTGCCGATCGGGCGCACGGCCGAGGCCGACCTCAGCGTCGTCGGCACCGTCGTCGCCGAGTGCGGCGCCCCGGTGTCGGTCGCGGTCGGCGAGCCCGGCGCCGGTGAGCCCGGCTTCCGGATCACCCACGTCGGCGCTGCCGCCGCCCACGAGGTCGCCCAGCTCGGGCAGCTCCCCGCCGGCCACGTCATCGGGTACGACGACCCGACCGTGCGCGCCGCCGCCCTCCTCGCCCGCGACCTGCCCAGCACCCGCCGGATGGTGCGCGGGACCCTCGGCGACCTCGCCGACGACTCCGAGGGCGCGGCCCGGCTGCGCGAGACGCTGCTGGCGTTCGTCGAGGAGCGGGAGAGCTATGTCGCCACCGCGGCCCGGGTGCACCTGCACAAGAACACCGTGAAGTACCGCGTGGACCGGGCCGTCGAGGCCCGCGGCAAGCCGCTCGGCGAGGACCGTCTCGACCTCGAGCTCGCGCTGATCGCCTGCCGCTGGCTCGGGCCCGAGGTGCTCGGCCGGTCCTGA
- a CDS encoding helix-turn-helix domain-containing protein — protein sequence MTGRDRLRELLDAVLDEDHRTLEQMADGAYASPYHFSRVLSRDTGEAPVAMRRRVMLERAAWRLGQGSTVTDAAWEAGYASVEGFSRAFTRAYGHPPSSVGGAEGSTWLPAGNGIHFHPPTSLWVHSTEQTMNPLTDQLVRHDLDDTRVLLELAKGLSDEVFRQVRIPGHEVNAWEGPEESIAVVLEHHVGTKEVWLAAIDGDDLPERPADASAADLLERHDEVAARWLAFVRGVEARAGWDDRLIDALCEPPESFQLGSVVAHVLTFAAHRRQLARHLLRSAGVETDDGDPITWLRAERGEHA from the coding sequence ATGACCGGCCGTGATCGCCTCCGCGAGCTCCTCGACGCGGTGCTCGACGAGGACCACCGGACGCTGGAGCAGATGGCGGACGGCGCGTACGCGTCGCCGTACCACTTCAGCCGGGTGCTCTCGCGCGACACCGGCGAGGCGCCGGTCGCGATGCGGCGCCGGGTGATGCTGGAGCGTGCGGCCTGGCGGCTGGGGCAGGGGAGCACGGTCACCGATGCCGCCTGGGAGGCGGGCTACGCGTCGGTCGAGGGCTTCAGCCGGGCGTTCACCCGGGCCTACGGGCACCCGCCGAGCAGCGTCGGCGGGGCCGAGGGCAGCACCTGGCTGCCGGCCGGCAACGGCATCCACTTCCACCCGCCCACGAGCCTGTGGGTGCACAGCACGGAGCAGACCATGAACCCGCTGACCGACCAGCTCGTCCGGCACGACCTCGACGACACCCGGGTGCTGCTCGAGCTCGCCAAGGGGCTCTCCGACGAGGTCTTCCGCCAGGTCCGGATCCCCGGCCACGAGGTGAACGCGTGGGAGGGCCCCGAGGAGTCGATCGCGGTCGTGCTGGAGCACCACGTCGGTACCAAGGAGGTCTGGCTCGCCGCGATCGACGGCGACGACCTCCCCGAGCGGCCCGCGGACGCGAGCGCCGCCGACCTGCTCGAGCGCCACGACGAGGTCGCGGCCCGCTGGCTGGCGTTCGTCCGCGGGGTCGAGGCGCGCGCCGGGTGGGACGATCGGCTCATCGACGCGCTGTGCGAGCCGCCGGAGAGCTTCCAGCTCGGCAGCGTCGTCGCCCACGTCCTGACCTTCGCCGCCCACCGGCGGCAGCTCGCCCGTCACCTGCTGCGCAGCGCAGGAGTCGAGACCGACGACGGCGACCCGATCACCTGGCTGCGCGCCGAGAGGGGAGAGCACGCATGA
- a CDS encoding dihydrofolate reductase family protein, protein MTRVVYYTATTLDGFLADPDDSLDWLMRQDLDEHGPQNYGEFIATIGALVMGSTTYEWVLANIKRNGEPWYYPQPTWVMTSRTLGTPEGADVRFAQGEIATVLDELRAAADGKDVWVVGGGDLAGQVADAGQLDEVIVSVAPVVLGAGRPLLPRRMDLRLVETAPNGAFVTARYEVLGALKEDRPNLDG, encoded by the coding sequence ATGACCCGCGTCGTCTACTACACCGCCACCACCCTGGACGGCTTCCTCGCCGACCCGGACGACTCGCTCGACTGGTTGATGCGCCAGGACCTCGACGAGCACGGACCCCAGAACTACGGCGAGTTCATCGCGACCATCGGGGCGCTCGTGATGGGCTCGACGACGTACGAGTGGGTGCTGGCGAACATCAAGCGCAACGGCGAGCCCTGGTACTACCCCCAGCCCACCTGGGTGATGACCTCCCGCACGCTGGGGACGCCCGAGGGCGCCGACGTGCGGTTCGCCCAGGGCGAGATCGCCACCGTGCTCGACGAGCTGCGCGCGGCCGCCGACGGCAAGGACGTGTGGGTGGTCGGGGGCGGCGACCTGGCCGGCCAGGTCGCGGACGCCGGGCAGCTCGACGAGGTGATCGTGTCGGTCGCGCCCGTGGTGCTCGGCGCCGGACGCCCGCTGCTGCCGCGCCGGATGGACCTGCGCCTGGTCGAGACCGCCCCCAACGGCGCCTTCGTCACCGCGCGCTACGAGGTGCTCGGCGCGCTGAAGGAGGACCGGCCTAACCTGGACGGGTGA
- a CDS encoding MSMEG_1061 family FMN-dependent PPOX-type flavoprotein produces MSAETWTEITDDAALTALLGEPTVAVRNKERAALTDVDRDWLASSPFCMVATADDQGRCDVSPKGDPAGRLVHVIDDTTLAIAERPGNRRADGYRNILVNPQVGLNFLIPGRGDTLRINGRARLVSEAPFFDDMVVKGHRPLLAVVVEIETIFFHCAKAFLRSQLWRPETWEPESRVPRRAVLSHRLERPDTPLEELDDYYGPRYEQGLYGAPPA; encoded by the coding sequence GTGAGCGCCGAGACCTGGACCGAGATCACCGACGACGCCGCCCTCACCGCCCTGCTGGGCGAGCCGACGGTCGCCGTGCGCAACAAGGAGCGCGCGGCGCTGACCGACGTCGACCGCGACTGGCTCGCCTCCTCGCCGTTCTGCATGGTCGCCACCGCCGACGACCAGGGCCGGTGCGACGTCTCGCCCAAGGGCGACCCGGCGGGGCGGCTCGTCCACGTCATCGACGACACGACCCTCGCGATCGCCGAGCGGCCCGGCAACCGCCGGGCCGACGGCTACCGCAACATCCTGGTCAACCCCCAGGTCGGGCTGAACTTCCTCATCCCCGGCCGCGGCGACACGTTGCGGATCAACGGCCGCGCCCGGCTGGTGAGCGAGGCGCCGTTCTTCGACGACATGGTGGTCAAGGGGCACCGGCCCCTGCTGGCGGTGGTCGTCGAGATCGAGACGATCTTCTTCCACTGCGCCAAGGCGTTCCTGCGCTCCCAGCTGTGGCGCCCCGAGACCTGGGAGCCGGAGTCGCGGGTGCCGCGCCGTGCCGTCCTCTCGCACCGGCTGGAGCGGCCGGACACGCCGCTCGAGGAGCTCGACGACTACTACGGCCCGCGCTACGAGCAGGGGCTCTACGGCGCGCCGCCGGCCTGA
- a CDS encoding phospholipase D-like domain-containing protein — protein sequence MRLGLLTCTLLSTVLGVSLLPGVALSDASAAPAPVVVPASVAEAPPLAEAPVTPAARNKADSYRPNPGLRFNEPYNRGGKKANTIRRHILRSIDSTRRGDVIQMAAWNIRGRSWMKSLIRAHKRGVAVQIIMDKVNWGPGHPNPEAAAVAKVLKGKENRPVQSWLRKCSSSCRGKRGIPHSKFYLFSRVNDRSYVTMFGSNNATNVAAEDQWNDLYTWVNNKKIYTTFQNIFNQMKLDRNQGSRAFVRARFSPTQMVDFYPYKGAIPTKIGDPDMYRLNRITCRGATGGAGFKGRTKIRIQQTAIHGERGKKLARKLVQLRKAGCDIRIVYALMGGDVHKILTRGKVAKLQLAYDRDRNGVYDIYLHTKAMAISGVYEGRTNARVVYNGSANWSSVPLASDDVVGEFRDISMTKAYIDWTDFLFKHRPKRWGPVNLAPVKSSVVEGRIMPVDPYSFMKEQGL from the coding sequence ATGAGACTCGGCCTCCTGACCTGCACGCTTCTGTCGACGGTGCTGGGCGTGAGCCTGCTCCCCGGCGTGGCTCTCTCCGACGCCTCCGCGGCGCCCGCACCGGTCGTCGTACCGGCGTCGGTGGCGGAGGCGCCACCGCTCGCCGAGGCGCCCGTGACGCCTGCGGCGCGCAACAAGGCCGACAGCTACCGGCCCAACCCGGGGCTGCGCTTCAACGAGCCCTACAACCGGGGTGGCAAGAAGGCCAACACGATCCGGCGCCACATCCTGCGCAGCATCGACAGCACCCGGCGCGGTGACGTGATCCAGATGGCGGCATGGAACATCCGTGGCCGCTCGTGGATGAAGTCGCTGATCCGCGCCCACAAGCGCGGCGTCGCCGTCCAGATCATCATGGACAAGGTCAACTGGGGCCCGGGTCACCCGAACCCCGAGGCCGCCGCGGTCGCCAAGGTGCTCAAGGGCAAGGAGAACCGCCCGGTCCAGAGCTGGCTGCGCAAGTGCTCCAGCTCGTGCCGGGGCAAGCGCGGCATCCCGCACTCGAAGTTCTACCTCTTCAGCCGGGTCAACGACCGCAGCTACGTGACGATGTTCGGCTCCAACAACGCCACCAACGTCGCCGCCGAGGACCAGTGGAACGACCTCTACACCTGGGTCAACAACAAGAAGATCTACACGACCTTCCAGAACATCTTCAACCAGATGAAGCTCGACCGGAACCAGGGCAGCCGCGCCTTCGTGCGGGCCCGGTTCAGCCCGACCCAGATGGTCGACTTCTACCCCTACAAGGGCGCGATCCCGACCAAGATCGGCGACCCCGACATGTACCGGCTCAACCGGATCACGTGCCGCGGCGCGACGGGCGGGGCGGGCTTCAAGGGCCGCACCAAGATCCGGATCCAGCAGACCGCGATCCACGGCGAGCGCGGCAAGAAGCTCGCCCGCAAGCTGGTCCAGCTCCGCAAGGCCGGCTGCGACATCCGGATCGTCTACGCCCTCATGGGCGGGGACGTCCACAAGATCCTGACCCGCGGCAAGGTCGCCAAGCTCCAGCTGGCCTACGACCGCGACCGCAACGGCGTCTACGACATCTACCTGCACACCAAGGCGATGGCGATCAGCGGCGTCTACGAGGGCCGGACCAACGCGCGCGTGGTCTACAACGGCAGCGCCAACTGGAGCTCGGTCCCGCTGGCCAGCGACGACGTCGTGGGCGAGTTCCGCGACATCTCGATGACCAAGGCCTACATCGACTGGACCGACTTCCTCTTCAAACACCGCCCGAAGCGCTGGGGCCCGGTCAACCTCGCCCCGGTCAAGTCCTCGGTGGTCGAGGGCCGGATCATGCCGGTCGACCCGTACTCGTTCATGAAGGAGCAGGGCCTCTGA
- the dapF gene encoding diaminopimelate epimerase: MYPFLKGHGTENDFVLLPDPDGTVHGALTPERVRALCDRRAGIGGDGVLRVIRTAAIGADGAGQDAEWFMDYRNADGSVSEMCGNGVRVFGRYLAEQGLADPARPVPVATRAGVKVLTFAGGAADGEITVDMGVPAVLGETKVAVADHAWPALHVDMGNPHAVAFVDDLADAGPLLAAPAHDPAVYPAGVNVEFVVRRGARHVAMRVHERGSGETRSCGTGACAVMVATALADDAPRDTDYRVDLPGGTLRISWTADDRILMTGPAVVVAAGTTAL, encoded by the coding sequence GTGTACCCCTTCCTCAAGGGCCACGGGACCGAGAACGACTTCGTCCTGCTGCCCGACCCCGACGGCACCGTCCACGGCGCGCTGACCCCCGAGCGGGTCCGCGCGCTGTGCGACCGGCGCGCGGGGATCGGCGGCGACGGCGTGCTCCGCGTGATCCGTACGGCGGCGATCGGTGCCGACGGTGCCGGCCAGGACGCGGAGTGGTTCATGGACTACCGCAACGCCGACGGCTCGGTCTCGGAGATGTGCGGCAACGGCGTCCGGGTCTTCGGCCGCTACCTCGCCGAGCAGGGGCTGGCCGACCCGGCACGCCCCGTCCCGGTCGCCACCCGGGCCGGGGTCAAGGTGCTCACCTTCGCGGGTGGTGCGGCCGACGGTGAGATCACCGTCGACATGGGTGTGCCCGCCGTCCTGGGCGAGACCAAGGTCGCGGTCGCCGACCACGCCTGGCCGGCGCTCCACGTCGACATGGGCAACCCCCACGCGGTCGCCTTCGTCGACGACCTCGCCGACGCGGGCCCGCTGCTCGCCGCGCCGGCCCACGACCCGGCGGTCTACCCGGCGGGTGTCAACGTCGAGTTCGTCGTCCGCCGCGGGGCGCGCCACGTCGCGATGCGGGTCCACGAGCGTGGCTCGGGCGAGACCCGCTCGTGCGGGACCGGCGCCTGCGCGGTCATGGTCGCCACGGCGCTGGCCGACGACGCCCCGCGCGATACCGACTACCGCGTGGACCTGCCCGGCGGCACGCTGCGGATCAGCTGGACCGCCGACGACCGGATCCTGATGACCGGCCCCGCCGTCGTCGTGGCCGCGGGCACCACCGCGCTCTGA